One window of the Thermasporomyces composti genome contains the following:
- a CDS encoding VOC family protein, with product MARPLRVSSVSIGAPNPRELARFYERLLGWTVTALEGPAPGEPENAGWAQLRHPEGGPGLQTLNIEWEKEYTRPTWPSVPGTQHITAHLDIPVDDLDAAVARALEAGATLTENQPQEDVRVLFDPVGHPFCLFLG from the coding sequence ATGGCACGACCGTTGCGAGTCTCGAGCGTCAGCATCGGCGCGCCCAACCCGCGCGAGCTGGCTCGCTTCTACGAGCGGCTGCTCGGCTGGACGGTGACCGCCTTGGAGGGACCGGCACCGGGCGAGCCCGAGAACGCTGGCTGGGCGCAGCTGCGGCACCCGGAGGGCGGGCCCGGCTTGCAGACGCTGAACATCGAGTGGGAGAAGGAGTACACCCGTCCGACCTGGCCGAGCGTGCCCGGCACGCAGCACATCACGGCCCACCTCGACATCCCGGTCGACGACCTCGACGCCGCGGTGGCGCGGGCGCTGGAGGCGGGAGCGACCCTGACCGAGAACCAACCCCAGGAGGACGTCCGCGTCCTGTTCGACCCGGTGGGCCACCCGTTCTGCCTCTTCCTGGGGTAG
- a CDS encoding GtrA family protein: protein MKVRRVWQEVEHLVAELVKFGTVGGLAAIVDVALSNLLRFGIGLGPLTAKTLAVTVAATLTFLGNRFWTWRHRARQHLAKEYVLYFGLNAVGLLVALVPVGVTHYLLRLDGPVAYNVSANVVGLGLGSLFRFWAYRRWVFLPPDSAPSKEGAAAAVTDAVEPVVAAPDPARAPRLDLSD, encoded by the coding sequence ATGAAGGTCCGGCGCGTGTGGCAGGAGGTCGAGCACCTCGTCGCCGAACTGGTGAAGTTCGGCACGGTCGGAGGGCTCGCCGCCATCGTCGACGTCGCCTTGTCCAACCTCCTGCGCTTCGGCATCGGGCTGGGGCCGCTGACCGCCAAGACCCTCGCTGTCACCGTCGCGGCAACGCTCACCTTCCTGGGCAACCGCTTCTGGACGTGGCGACACCGCGCGCGCCAGCACCTGGCCAAGGAGTACGTCCTGTACTTCGGGTTGAACGCCGTCGGCCTCCTCGTCGCGCTCGTGCCCGTCGGCGTCACCCACTACCTGCTGCGCCTGGATGGCCCGGTGGCGTACAACGTCTCCGCCAACGTCGTGGGTCTCGGCCTCGGATCGCTGTTCCGGTTCTGGGCGTACCGGCGGTGGGTCTTCCTCCCGCCCGACTCGGCTCCCTCGAAGGAAGGAGCCGCTGCAGCGGTCACCGACGCGGTGGAGCCCGTCGTCGCCGCGCCGGACCCCGCCCGAGCGCCGCGGCTCGACCTCAGCGACTGA
- a CDS encoding YbaB/EbfC family nucleoid-associated protein has protein sequence MTVFPGGMPDMQQLLQQAQRMQQDLMAAQEELAQAEVKGTAGGGLVTATVNGVGELQGLEIKPEACDPDDTETLADLVVAAVRDATTNARALAAQKLGPLAQALGGLPGMPGLPGT, from the coding sequence ATGACGGTGTTCCCTGGCGGTATGCCCGACATGCAACAGCTCTTGCAGCAGGCTCAGCGAATGCAGCAGGACCTCATGGCCGCGCAGGAGGAGCTAGCGCAGGCCGAGGTCAAGGGCACCGCGGGCGGTGGTCTCGTGACCGCGACCGTCAACGGTGTCGGCGAGCTGCAAGGGCTGGAGATCAAGCCCGAGGCCTGCGACCCCGACGACACGGAGACACTCGCCGACCTCGTGGTCGCTGCCGTGCGCGACGCCACGACCAACGCGCGGGCGCTCGCGGCGCAGAAGCTTGGTCCGCTCGCGCAGGCCCTGGGCGGGCTGCCGGGCATGCCCGGACTTCCCGGCACCTGA
- a CDS encoding DUF5063 domain-containing protein: MPDRGDHGRQRGEHTGVRRGDEASAGERGADVGATMRGVGHVPTSDVEDFAQEIADQIESFLIALREIARAEDSKTAVPMLLLEVSQLMLAGGRLGAITDVVPAERFEPDAGPDPDLDELRERLGYLLADIDYYTEVFDPYAEKPELVHGRISDDLAGIAAALVHGLKHHRAGRIDEALWWWQFSYLSSWGADAGAVLRALHSVVAHARLDTATDDDTVDEAAAEALLGQLTRRS; the protein is encoded by the coding sequence ATGCCTGACCGCGGCGACCACGGGCGTCAGCGTGGCGAGCACACCGGGGTCCGCCGCGGTGACGAGGCGTCGGCCGGCGAGCGAGGCGCCGACGTGGGCGCCACGATGAGGGGGGTGGGCCACGTGCCGACGAGCGACGTCGAGGACTTCGCGCAGGAGATCGCCGACCAGATCGAAAGCTTCCTCATCGCCCTGCGGGAGATCGCGCGGGCGGAGGATTCCAAGACGGCCGTGCCGATGCTGCTGCTCGAGGTGAGCCAGCTCATGCTGGCGGGGGGAAGGCTCGGCGCGATCACCGATGTCGTCCCAGCCGAGCGGTTCGAGCCCGACGCCGGGCCGGACCCGGACCTGGACGAGCTTCGGGAACGGCTGGGTTACCTGCTCGCCGACATCGACTACTACACCGAGGTCTTCGACCCGTACGCCGAGAAGCCGGAGCTGGTGCACGGCCGGATCTCGGACGACTTGGCGGGCATCGCGGCCGCGCTCGTCCACGGCCTGAAGCACCACCGGGCTGGGCGGATCGACGAGGCCCTGTGGTGGTGGCAGTTCTCGTACCTGTCCAGCTGGGGCGCGGACGCGGGCGCCGTCTTGCGGGCGCTGCACTCGGTGGTGGCGCACGCCCGACTCGACACGGCCACCGACGACGACACGGTCGACGAGGCGGCGGCCGAGGCGTTGCTCGGCCAGCTGACGCGGCGGTCCTAG
- a CDS encoding decaprenylphospho-beta-D-erythro-pentofuranosid-2-ulose 2-reductase, translating to MKNAVGTVATVLLLGGRSEIGLAIVRQLVERGARSVVLAVRGGKPDENTERMLRGAGATQVETLDFDVTASTTHESVIARAVELVGDLDVVIDAVGVLGSTQAYENDPAAAAESAVTNFAGHVSVGLAVAAVLRRQGHGTFIVLSSVAGVRVRRANYIYGAAKAGLDGFAQGLGDALTGSGATVMVVRPGFVRTKMTAGLPDGPFPTTPERVARAVVEGLAAGRETVWVPAALGPLFAVLRLLPRAIWRRLPR from the coding sequence ATGAAGAACGCGGTGGGGACCGTCGCCACCGTGCTCCTGCTCGGAGGGCGCAGCGAGATCGGACTCGCCATCGTTCGGCAGCTGGTGGAACGGGGTGCCCGGTCCGTCGTGCTCGCCGTCCGGGGCGGGAAGCCGGATGAGAACACCGAACGGATGCTTCGAGGCGCCGGAGCCACCCAGGTCGAGACGCTGGACTTCGACGTCACCGCCTCGACCACCCACGAGTCCGTCATCGCCCGCGCCGTCGAGCTCGTCGGCGACCTCGACGTCGTGATCGACGCGGTCGGCGTCCTGGGGTCGACCCAGGCGTACGAGAACGACCCCGCTGCCGCCGCCGAGTCGGCCGTCACCAACTTCGCGGGCCACGTGAGCGTCGGGCTGGCCGTGGCGGCGGTGCTGCGCCGACAGGGGCACGGCACCTTCATCGTGCTGTCGTCGGTCGCTGGCGTTCGCGTGCGGCGCGCCAACTACATCTACGGCGCGGCCAAGGCCGGCCTGGACGGGTTCGCCCAAGGCCTCGGCGACGCATTGACCGGCTCTGGCGCGACCGTCATGGTGGTGCGCCCGGGCTTCGTGCGCACCAAGATGACCGCTGGCCTGCCGGACGGCCCGTTCCCGACGACCCCGGAGCGGGTCGCGCGGGCCGTGGTGGAGGGCCTGGCGGCCGGCCGGGAGACGGTGTGGGTGCCCGCCGCGCTGGGCCCGCTGTTCGCCGTCCTGCGCCTGCTGCCGCGGGCGATATGGCGCCGTTTGCCCCGATGA
- the recR gene encoding recombination mediator RecR: protein MYEGVVQDLIDELGRLPGIGPKGAQRIAFHLVAADAADVRRLAEVLLQVKEKIRFCEVCGNVAEEEQCRICRDPRRDPSVLCVVEEPKDVVAIERTREYRGRYHVLGGAISPIDGVGPDDLRVRELMERLADGAIQEVILATDPNLEGEATATYLARMLNPLGVRVSRLASGLPVGGDLEYADEITLGRAFEGRRLLDA, encoded by the coding sequence GTGTACGAGGGCGTCGTCCAGGACCTCATCGACGAACTCGGGCGCCTGCCCGGCATCGGTCCGAAGGGTGCGCAACGGATCGCGTTCCACCTCGTGGCCGCCGACGCCGCCGACGTCCGTCGCCTCGCGGAGGTGCTCCTCCAGGTCAAGGAGAAGATCCGGTTCTGCGAGGTGTGCGGCAACGTCGCGGAAGAGGAGCAGTGTCGCATCTGCCGTGACCCCCGGCGGGACCCCTCGGTGCTGTGCGTCGTCGAGGAGCCGAAAGATGTCGTCGCGATCGAACGCACTCGGGAGTACCGTGGCCGGTACCACGTCCTGGGGGGAGCGATCAGCCCGATTGACGGGGTAGGGCCCGACGATCTGCGGGTGCGCGAGCTGATGGAGCGCCTGGCCGACGGCGCCATTCAGGAGGTCATCCTCGCCACCGATCCGAACCTCGAGGGCGAGGCCACCGCGACCTATCTCGCCCGCATGCTCAACCCGCTGGGGGTGCGGGTCTCACGGCTGGCGAGCGGCCTGCCGGTCGGCGGTGACCTCGAGTACGCCGACGAGATCACCCTCGGGCGGGCGTTCGAAGGGAGGAGGCTGCTCGATGCCTGA